One Turneriella parva DSM 21527 genomic region harbors:
- a CDS encoding AsmA family protein, with protein MRRRTLLRWFLVALALLLMAAVAGVWYLRKNFSSEKIKAEISALAQKYSGFSLTVDEVDLTWSGDVRLRRICLKNPRMVSDRCFVSANIVSLDLALAPLLKKQVEVRGAHFDRLEVNFFTERPAGTKTDVGSWQGKNVAPEANIGESQRSGSDARFRLKSLRVTNGAILHEVRVLPIPLGKTSFEAKLDYAAERQRLTGAMQFADASRIDADLDIESANLIGFVRQIAAGQTVGEAHKTSGTLKCTGLNLGVFDSRLQTLNGSLAVKSSGQVITLKSETATIGVLQPLRLDLVWAGEVGIDIVKLALTSGQGKLTGPGLSLEYSELGVDQKQNLKVLFALAAELSALAGKISGAANIKGSLHLSGKYENSVPSAYLKATNLSVQRGGLPAVSAEVLNASLQGKNIAFSKQKLQLGGQPFEASANIQFAGGTPVASGNVDFKVLKPNQLFSGDKGTGAAIEFAPFSAQFMRTPAGIRLEKISTGFSRGTITGSYAYDTTAERHAARLTLSKIKTQDLSEALKLKATVFAVLDGRCDLVFAGENLDAIKKNVTGSLIAAIGRGKIKDSFLQKGILNGPLHKLEEKFSDTEFESAAIEASFNAGAVSLKKLSFDAGEFDVSMRAEAASGGQGKATLNFRFRSSFVENVANPLHMGIENLREGDYYNLPFACRGDVFSSACYVKNW; from the coding sequence GTGCGGCGGCGTACGCTTCTCAGATGGTTCTTGGTCGCACTCGCTCTGCTGCTGATGGCAGCGGTAGCGGGTGTCTGGTATCTGAGAAAGAACTTCTCATCGGAAAAAATAAAGGCAGAGATTTCTGCTCTCGCCCAGAAATACAGTGGTTTTTCACTCACAGTCGATGAAGTTGACCTGACCTGGTCAGGCGATGTGCGCCTAAGGCGCATCTGTCTCAAGAACCCGCGCATGGTTTCAGACAGGTGTTTCGTCTCGGCGAACATAGTTTCGCTCGATCTTGCGCTTGCGCCACTCTTAAAGAAACAGGTAGAGGTACGCGGTGCGCACTTCGATCGCCTTGAGGTGAACTTCTTCACCGAACGGCCTGCAGGTACGAAGACCGATGTTGGCAGCTGGCAGGGCAAAAATGTCGCGCCAGAAGCGAATATCGGTGAATCGCAGCGCTCTGGCAGCGACGCACGTTTCAGGCTCAAATCGCTGCGCGTGACCAATGGGGCGATATTGCATGAAGTGAGGGTCTTGCCGATACCCTTAGGCAAGACGAGCTTTGAAGCAAAGCTCGACTATGCTGCTGAGCGGCAGCGACTGACCGGAGCGATGCAGTTTGCCGATGCGTCGCGTATTGACGCTGACCTTGATATTGAGAGCGCTAACCTCATTGGCTTTGTCAGGCAAATTGCTGCGGGCCAGACGGTGGGTGAGGCCCACAAAACCAGCGGCACGCTGAAATGTACCGGCCTCAATCTGGGTGTTTTCGATTCGCGCCTGCAAACGCTGAATGGCAGCCTCGCCGTAAAATCGTCGGGGCAGGTGATCACGCTGAAATCTGAAACGGCTACTATTGGCGTGCTGCAGCCATTGCGCTTAGATCTCGTGTGGGCCGGCGAAGTGGGGATTGATATCGTCAAGCTAGCCTTAACCTCGGGGCAGGGCAAACTCACCGGCCCCGGTCTTAGCCTCGAATACTCTGAATTAGGTGTTGACCAAAAACAAAATTTGAAAGTTCTTTTCGCCCTCGCCGCCGAACTTTCAGCCCTGGCCGGAAAAATCTCCGGTGCGGCAAATATCAAGGGCAGCCTGCATCTTTCCGGTAAGTACGAGAACTCAGTACCGAGCGCGTACCTCAAGGCAACAAATCTTTCGGTACAGCGCGGCGGCCTGCCTGCCGTCAGCGCCGAGGTATTGAATGCCAGCCTGCAGGGAAAAAACATAGCCTTCAGCAAGCAAAAGCTTCAGCTCGGCGGGCAGCCGTTCGAGGCGAGTGCGAATATCCAGTTTGCGGGCGGTACGCCGGTCGCGAGCGGCAACGTCGACTTTAAGGTGCTGAAGCCGAACCAGTTATTTTCGGGCGACAAGGGCACGGGTGCGGCAATAGAATTCGCACCTTTCTCGGCGCAGTTTATGCGCACGCCGGCAGGTATTCGTCTCGAAAAAATCTCCACGGGTTTTTCGCGCGGCACGATTACCGGGTCATATGCCTATGATACGACCGCCGAACGCCATGCTGCGCGCCTAACCCTCAGCAAAATCAAAACGCAGGACCTAAGCGAAGCGCTGAAGCTCAAGGCAACTGTTTTCGCCGTGCTCGACGGGCGCTGCGATCTGGTATTTGCCGGTGAGAATCTCGACGCGATCAAGAAGAATGTGACCGGCTCGTTAATCGCAGCGATTGGCCGTGGAAAGATCAAAGACAGCTTCTTGCAAAAGGGAATATTGAATGGCCCGTTGCATAAACTCGAAGAAAAATTCTCAGATACCGAATTTGAATCTGCTGCGATTGAGGCGAGTTTCAACGCCGGTGCGGTTAGCCTGAAAAAGCTCAGTTTCGATGCGGGCGAATTTGACGTCAGCATGCGGGCCGAAGCCGCCTCAGGTGGGCAGGGCAAGGCGACGCTCAACTTTCGCTTTCGTTCGAGCTTTGTTGAGAATGTGGCGAATCCGCTTCACATGGGCATCGAAAACCTGCGCGAGGGCGATTATTATAACCTGCCCTTTGCCTGTCGCGGCGATGTCTTCAGCTCGGCGTGTTATGTGAAGAATTGGTGA